Proteins encoded by one window of Candidatus Nomurabacteria bacterium:
- a CDS encoding 30S ribosomal protein S6, with protein sequence MEETEQKVVQAGEGKKVYELSYLFVPTIPEEQIAGKITGLKDLVNDRGGVFISEDFARYIELAYRMERVITNKKEKFTSAYFGWIKFELEPEKIAELNAILMRNEEIIRYLLIKTVRENTLVSKRPVNRDIGKKRSGSEDEPKVELNKEEVDAQIEAMVKE encoded by the coding sequence ATGGAAGAAACAGAACAAAAAGTCGTACAGGCAGGTGAAGGTAAAAAGGTCTATGAACTCTCATACCTTTTCGTGCCAACTATACCTGAAGAGCAAATCGCAGGTAAAATAACAGGTCTCAAAGATCTCGTGAATGATCGTGGTGGTGTCTTTATCTCTGAAGATTTCGCACGATACATAGAGCTCGCGTATCGTATGGAGCGAGTCATTACCAACAAGAAAGAAAAGTTTACCAGTGCGTACTTTGGCTGGATTAAGTTTGAACTCGAGCCAGAAAAGATTGCAGAATTAAATGCAATCCTTATGCGAAATGAAGAGATTATTCGTTACCTCTTGATCAAGACCGTCCGTGAGAACACTCTCGTCTCAAAGCGTCCTGTAAATCGCGATATAGGTAAAAAGCGAAGTGGCAGTGAGGATGAACCAAAGGTAGAGCTAAACAAAGAAGAAGTTGATGCACAGATTGAAGCAATGGTAAAAGAGTAG